The Toxorhynchites rutilus septentrionalis strain SRP chromosome 3, ASM2978413v1, whole genome shotgun sequence genome includes a region encoding these proteins:
- the LOC129773860 gene encoding uncharacterized protein K02A2.6-like encodes MTTSLSTFEAVPAVRMRKNLYHKQSHIRGRPQKVHGNVFMWTDRRVQLSGHRRCGGFNYLVIVKWPEMFQTKSTTASSTIGFLTESFARFGVPKLGIIHFRTAPFHPQSNGQAERFVDTLKRSLRKIQEGEGLPASAALQTFLQVYRATPSNLLEGKSPSEVLNGRKMRTTLDLLKPSNILLQPPVAAKPCQARKLAAGSLVFAKVHKNTTTWKWQSGVIIEAIGNVHYNVLLDAPSGRKRIIRSHIDQLRTNDTGKQEKTEIGLPLSILLDDFGMTTNAEFPDENSSFVSAQELPDLPDDPELPDDPELPDDEPEPIQPGPFSAVYGSTLARSKPKRNINPPQRFQDYVLS; translated from the exons ATGACGACATCACTGAGTACATTCGAAGCTGTACCAGCTGTGCGAATGCGAAAAAATCTCTACCACAAGCAGAGCCACATCCGTGGTAGACCGCAGAAGGTCCATGGGAACGTATTCATGTGGACCGATCGACGGGTTCAACTATCTGGTCATCGTCGATGTGGCGGGTTCAACTATCTTGTCATCGTCAAGTGGCCAGAGATGTTCCAGACGAAATCAACGACAGCTTCTTCGACGATCGGGTTCCTCACAGAGAGCTTTGCCAGATTCGGCGTACCGAAG CTGGGCATCATCCATTTCCGCACTGCACCGTTCCACCCCCAATCGAATGGTCAAGCGGAAAGATTCGTCGACACGCTTAAGAGGTCACTGCGCAAAATCCAAGAGGGGGAAGGATTACCAGCATCTGCAGCACTACAAACCTTTCTGCAGGTATATCGAGCAACTCCGTCCAATCTGCTCGAGGGAAAATCCCCTTCGGAAGTGCTGAACGGCAGAAAAATGCGGACAACATTGGATTTGCTGAAGCCTTCGAACATACTCCTACAACCACCGGTAGCAGCCAAGCCTTGCCAAGCACGGAAACTTGCAGCCGGATCACTGGTATTCGCGAAGGTGCACAAAAACACCACCACCTGGAAGTGGCAATCTGGAGTCATCATTGAGGCGATTGGGAATGTACATTACAATGTACTTCTTGATGCACCATCCGGACGAAAGCGGATAATTCGTTCTCACATCGATCAACTTCGGACCAACGACActggaaaacaagaaaaaacagaaattggACTACCGCTGAGCATTCTTTTGGACGATTTCGGAATGACAACAAATGCGGAGTTTCCCGACGAAAATTCTTCTTTCGTTTCAGCACAAGAATTACCTGACCTTCCGGACGATCCGGAACTTCCAGACGATCCTGAACTGCCGGACGATGAACCGGAGCCTATTCAACCTGGACCATTTTCTGCAGTATATGGTTCTACGCTGGCACGATCAAAGCCAAAACGAAACATCAACCCTCCACAACGTTTTCAAGACTATGTTCTTTCTTAG